The Candidatus Thermoplasmatota archaeon genome includes a window with the following:
- a CDS encoding Lrp/AsnC family transcriptional regulator has protein sequence MVKTSAWKDIGAGCRSERYENWNDIHRLMDDTDVMILNLLRDNSRMKNTEIARHVKLTERAVRARIEKLTREGVIRKFTIETSPVGVEGLVLIDTNVGRTPAVKEKARELSDAIFECSGEFDVAVRLRADSLDELNKRVDELRAFPGVIRTSTLIKLLED, from the coding sequence ATGGTGAAAACATCTGCATGGAAGGACATCGGGGCCGGGTGTCGAAGCGAAAGGTACGAAAACTGGAACGACATACACCGTCTCATGGATGACACGGATGTCATGATCCTGAATCTCCTCAGAGACAACTCCAGGATGAAGAACACTGAGATCGCCAGACATGTGAAGCTGACCGAAAGGGCGGTTCGGGCCAGGATTGAGAAGCTCACTCGAGAGGGCGTGATACGTAAGTTCACGATAGAAACCTCGCCGGTCGGCGTGGAGGGCTTGGTCTTAATCGATACCAATGTTGGCAGGACGCCGGCGGTCAAAGAGAAGGCCAGGGAACTGTCAGATGCGATTTTCGAGTGCTCGGGAGAGTTCGACGTCGCTGTTCGGTTGCGTGCAGATTCGCTTGACGAACTCAACAAGCGAGTGGACGAATTGCGGGCGTTTCCGGGAGTCATCCGCACCTCGACTCTTATCAAGCTCCTTGAAGACTGA